The Halichondria panicea chromosome 8, odHalPani1.1, whole genome shotgun sequence DNA segment AGACCTAAATGGGGTCTCCTTCGGGCTTTCCCTCTTGACAAGTCCTGTGACAATGTCAGTTTGAATGGAGTCGGCTAGACATAGCTCTAGCTGCTTTTTTTCGGATGTTAGAATCGTAGTTCCTTGTTTGAGGTTTTGGTTTTCGGCTTGTAATTGGCGATTTTGTCGCTCTAGAATGGCCACTTTCTTCTCCAGGTCGTCAATGTAGCTCTTCTTTCTGTCTCTGGCATTCTGAGCAGCAACTCGATTCATCATTTTCCTACAGAAATAACACAATAAGTAGCAGTGTTTAATATCGGACCAAATACCAGCCGTATGGTGGTTATTATTTTcttattgtagagcatcatccAAAAATTAAagcgcaataattatagttctatGTCACCAATCTGAGCAGTGCGAATATGATACGAAAACTGACAACGAAAATTATCCTCTATAAAGGTCATGGCTTACAAATCGAGGGAGGTTATTTTCGAATACTAAACCacaaagaaataattatagtcaaagAAACCGACCTTTTCTCTCTCTtttctttttctgtcaactcTGTACTTCCAGTTCTCTTTCTTTTCCTAGAGTTTGCATCAGGTGATCCAACCTCACTCTCCTCGCTACCGCTCAGTGCTGAGTAGAGACTGTCCTTTGACGGGGAGCATGGTGGACTCTGCTCACTTTGAACAGTAACAATATCTTGCTTCTGAGGAGACACGACGGCACATGGGACCTTCAAGCTCTTGCTCAACAACTGAAGACCGAGTAGAAGTAGTTTCTTCTTGTCGGGACCGGGAGCCATCGGCCTCGGTTGTAGTGTGGCGAGTGGCTTGGCTGTTTCCATGTCTTTTTAGCACCACTCGAGCGAAAAGTTTTAGATTATCACGTAGCTAGCTATCACTTCATCTTTTTTATGATCTTTCCGAATGACACGTACGCCAATGAAACAACTAGAAGATGGAAGATGATGAAACCTGGAACTGCGGTATTATTAGCCATAATTAGGTCACAATCAACCATTACATCACTGTGCAAAAGATGTGGGTCAATGTGATTGGCTGGGCTGAATGTGGGTTATGTCCACCCACATTCATTGATAGTTACTGGTCATTGTGGTCAAACACAAACCAcaagatgatgtcatacaactAATTAAAATTCCACTAATCcccaagctagctagcagctagACACAATGTCATCCATAATGCAAGTAGATCTACCAGAGGATACTTTTCGACCTTACATTTCACCCAAACGTCCAGATGACTCCTTCAATATGAAGCCGTTAGAAGCAAGAGCACTGTTCCGAACGAATGACTACACAGGTTTCACCTCTGGTTTCTGCGATGGATACACTCAGTTCAACATCATTATTATTTCTAGTGAATTTGCTGATGATTTTGAGACATTTTGCAGCCAAAACTCAGGTGCATTTCCTGTATTATATCGTAGTAAACCAGGTGAAGTTGGAGCCCCTCCTATTGCTGAGGACTCTAACGTCAGGTATATCATTTAAAAAATACAACAGTCACACATTGTTCAATATACACAtgcttttttgttttttttctGCAGGACTGATCTCCCTTGTTATACAATCCGGAAGAATGGAATCAGAGTAGCTGAAGCTCCAGATTTGAGCCGATTTACACCAGTTTGGGACTACTTAGTGACTTTCTACATTGGATGCAGCACCACATTTGATTTCGCCTTAATAAAGAATGGTGTTGATGTTCCTAATGTCCTTGACATTCCTGGCTATAAAACTAATGTTTGCTGTTCGTCCGTTGGTCCTTTTCAAGGAGTAAAAATGACGGTTTCAATGCGTACCATAGCAAAACATCAGCTAGAAAAAGCTTTCATGATATCAAATCAATACCCAGACTACCATGGAGCCCCTATTCACATAGGTGATCCTACTCGAATTGGAATAAGTGGTGTAACTGTACCTGATGGATATGTAGCTACATTTTGGGCTTGTGGAATGACAGTTGAAGATGTAATTTTGATAGCAAGTAAGTCTGTTGTTATGTGCTCTCGTCCTATTACTCAGAGCTTAGTGctgtcacatgatctccagcttATAAAAGTAGTCACATGTCCATGCTTTAAACTAAAGCTagagatcataattatgatcattatATAAATACTTTAAATTAGCCAAAATCACGtcttttaatgctggtgcattCGGATGGACTCTTGGTTACGTTAACCTCGAGACCAGCCCTAGCACACAGATtgaaacacttaatcttggctaggtgtgttaaCTCACATAATGTGTTAATGTGACGATCATTTTTCATAATTTACAGAACCAGAGCTTGCATTCTCTCATTATCCTGGTGCGATGTTTATTGGTGACATTAAAAGAGAACCAACCAGTTTAGGTGATGCTGTGAAGATTATTAAACTCAACAAAGCCGGCTGTGAGTACTTTGCTTCTGTTATAAATCAAAACTCAATAGCTgtatttgaaggcattcagaGAGCCTTGGGGATAAAGCCTGTCAATGTACAAGTCAATTCATCCCCTCTTTTGGAAGTAACCCTTAAACTATCTCATGCTAACAAGGTGGTATTAGCATACATTCCAAAACATTCTTGTCAACATATTGATGTGCTAGGTATAATGGTCTTTTGTCAGGCTTTGCTCATTCTCAGGAAAGGTGTCACTCTTGTGGTCAAAAAAGCAGATAAAAACCTTTTTGATATTGCTATTCAACACATGGTTGAGACATTCCATGTTGATACTCCCACCATTGTAACAGTATCCCAGAATGTGACCATAGAAGATAACATTCCTGTGTTTGATTGCCTACTAATGACATCTCAGAATTGCTATGATGCTGTCAAAGGAATACTTGATATTGCTCAAAAAAACTCTCACACCAGTGTCATAACACTCAATAACTATCATTGCAAAGCCACTGAAATTGAGCCAGACATAATTGTGACTGAAAACTTAGTGAACAGTGCGTATGCTCTAGCAGGAGGATTGTATGTCGCCTCTACCTCTCCTTACCACTGGAGATACAAGAACTATTCCATCAATTCACATCAACAACCTCAATTCAGCGTGGATGATTTCATACCTACCAATGATCAGGTTAGTGTTTGTTTTAAATTATGTCATGCATAATTTTGTCTCACAGTCACAATCACTATGGAAGATGATACTGCCAAAAGGAAGCTCTGGCTCAGAAGAATTACCTAACTTGTGTCCTGTATCTGAACTCCGTAGTCTATTGAACTGTAGTCTATTGAACTGTAGTCTATCAATGTATGCTGATTTGTGATattttggggggggggtacgTTGGTTGGTTATGCTGGCACAGtttttggtgagaattatgGTGGGTATACTCATCAATTGGCatgataataaaattatgagaCTAAAAGTTAATTTTAGTGCAGAgtcattaagtataattatgatcacaaATAAGACTTATAAGGGTATGGAGTGGGTGGTTGTGGGTTTTTTTATACATTTTCACAAAAAGAGACCCGCTTGTTAGGGGgccactaaaagagaaatacCGGAAGTGAAATTa contains these protein-coding regions:
- the LOC135339455 gene encoding X-box-binding protein 1-like, translated to METAKPLATLQPRPMAPGPDKKKLLLLGLQLLSKSLKVPCAVVSPQKQDIVTVQSEQSPPCSPSKDSLYSALSGSEESEVGSPDANSRKRKRTGSTELTEKEKREKRKMMNRVAAQNARDRKKSYIDDLEKKVAILERQNRQLQAENQNLKQGTTILTSEKKQLELCLADSIQTDIVTGLVKRESPKETPFRSAAPGVVSLQQKHFPRANLLPVWMMLSMSYWLNFFKTEDFPVLPQLDELLMLDRMDPPSNTQLLRLPQWWGAANSNWNPLKK
- the LOC135339446 gene encoding D-glutamate cyclase, mitochondrial-like, which produces MSSIMQVDLPEDTFRPYISPKRPDDSFNMKPLEARALFRTNDYTGFTSGFCDGYTQFNIIIISSEFADDFETFCSQNSGAFPVLYRSKPGEVGAPPIAEDSNVRTDLPCYTIRKNGIRVAEAPDLSRFTPVWDYLVTFYIGCSTTFDFALIKNGVDVPNVLDIPGYKTNVCCSSVGPFQGVKMTVSMRTIAKHQLEKAFMISNQYPDYHGAPIHIGDPTRIGISGVTVPDGYVATFWACGMTVEDVILIAKPELAFSHYPGAMFIGDIKREPTSLGDAVKIIKLNKAGCEYFASVINQNSIAVFEGIQRALGIKPVNVQVNSSPLLEVTLKLSHANKVVLAYIPKHSCQHIDVLGIMVFCQALLILRKGVTLVVKKADKNLFDIAIQHMVETFHVDTPTIVTVSQNVTIEDNIPVFDCLLMTSQNCYDAVKGILDIAQKNSHTSVITLNNYHCKATEIEPDIIVTENLVNSAYALAGGLYVASTSPYHWRYKNYSINSHQQPQFSVDDFIPTNDQSQSLWKMILPKGSSGSEELPNLCPVSELRSLLNCSLLNCSLSMYADL